The Lycium barbarum isolate Lr01 chromosome 12, ASM1917538v2, whole genome shotgun sequence genome includes a region encoding these proteins:
- the LOC132622013 gene encoding receptor-like protein 9DC3 encodes MSALSVLGLRRNNFRGSLPYLFMQSTSQLKTIILNGNQFEGPVPVSLLNCTGLEVLDMGNNAINDVFPAWLGALPELQGLILSGNLELCGPPLSKQCGTSDPSHVPQPLESDEEDDSYFASGFTWELVIIGYSCGLVVGIVMWSLMFKARKPKWVVEFLEGAFPKKMRRAHKRRLRRQT; translated from the exons ATGTCTGCACTATCTGTGCTGGGCTTACGCAGGAATAATTTCCGTGGGAGTCTTCCATATTTATTTATGCAGAGCACTTCACAATTGAAGACTATCATCTTGAATGGTAATCAATTTGAAGGACCCGTTCCAGTCTCATTGCTCAACTGTACTGGTTTAGAAGTACTTGATATGGGGAATAACGCTATAAATGACGTGTTTCCAGCTTGGCTAGGAGCTCTTCCAGAGTTGCAGGGCCTTATATTAAG TGGCAACCTTGAATTATGTGGCCCTCCTTTGTCAAAGCAATGTGGAACGAGTGATCCATCACATGTTCCTCAGCCGTTGGAGTCGGATGAAGAAGATGATTCATATTTTGCGAGTGGATTTACATGGGAATTAGTGATCATAGGCTACAGTTGTGGACTTGTTGTTGGAATTGTCATGTGGAGCCTCATGTTTAAAGCTCGTAAGCCAAAATGGGTTGTGGAATTTCTTGAAGGTGCTTTTCCCAAGAAAATGAGAAGGGCACATAAGAGAAGGCTGAGACGGCAGACTTAA
- the LOC132622011 gene encoding receptor-like protein 6: MEPFFFFYSLLYFVLLSPSFSSSFVHYRCSPSEAFALLQFKQPFEISSYASECYTSIPKIMSWNESRDCCTWDGVTCDMLMVHVIGLHLSCSGLGGSVHPNSSLFQLHHLQTLNVAYNNFSSSSIPNDIGHLRNLRHLNLSASKFYGKIPIEISYLSNSVSLDLSCYGCGIRLNQETFETLLQNFKNLEVVSLSYVNISSPIPMNVSSSLRYVDLEFANLQDVLTESFSILPNLERLKLRYISLLKGFLPKVHPSSTLLELDISNIGISGELPNSIGTLSSLNSLNLHECDFSGSIPDSIGNLT; encoded by the coding sequence atggaacctttctttttcttttattcacTTCTCTATTTTGTGTTGCTGAGCCCGAGCTTTTCGTCTTCCTTTGTGCATTATCGTTGCTCTCCCAGTGAAGCTTTTGCTTTGCTCCAGTTCAAGCAACCCTTTGAAATCTCTTCCTATGCCAGTGAGTGTTATACTTCTATCCCAAAAATAATGTCTTGGAATGAGAGTAGGGATTGCTGCACTTGGGATGGAGTCACTTGTGACATGTTAATGGTTCATGTTATCGGCCTGCACCTTAGTTGTAGTGGGCTTGGTGGAAGTGTTCATCCCAACAGCAgcctcttccaacttcatcatctTCAAACACTAAATGTTGCTTACAATAACTTCAGTTCTTCTTCAATTCCAAATGATATTGGTCACTTGAGGAATTTGAGGCATCTCAACCTTTCTGCCTCTAAATTTTATGGTAAAATCCCAATAGAAATCTCATACCTTTCCAATTCAGTTTCACTTGATCTTTCTTGTTATGGGTGTGGAATACGACTTAATCAGGAAACATTTGAAACACTGCTTCAAAACTTCAAAAATCTGGAGGTAGTTTCTCTCTCTTATGTCAACATCTCATCTCCAATACCTATGAATGTGTCTTCTTCATTAAGGTACGTGGATCTTGAATTTGCCAATTTGCAAGATGTTCTGACAGAGAGCTTTTCTATTCTGCCTAACTTGGAAAGGCTCAAATTGCGTTACATTTCTCTTCTCAAAGGATTTTTACCAAAGGTCCACCCCAGCAGCACTCTATTGGAGTTGGATATTTCAAACATAGGCATCTCCGGTGAGCTGCCTAATTCAATTGGAACCTTGAGTTCCTTAAATAGCTTGAACCTCCATGAATGTGACTTCTCTGGTTCAATTCCTGATTCCATTGGAAACCTAACCTAA